One region of Flavobacterium pisciphilum genomic DNA includes:
- a CDS encoding DUF4202 domain-containing protein: MTTPFQKASEWIDAENAQDPNQETDKNSMYPKELLYSNRMYIKLMDFYPEASEEVQIASKAQHICRWKVARESYPMDRVGYLKWREDLKKFHAKTTAVILEKAGYNAEFIARVSFLIEKKLLKKDTETQLLEDVICLVFLEYYLDPFVHKHDEEKLKNIIKKTWDKMSDKGHQEALKINYSKENLELIKASLGL, translated from the coding sequence ATGACAACACCTTTCCAAAAAGCAAGCGAATGGATTGATGCCGAAAACGCTCAAGATCCAAATCAGGAAACTGATAAAAATAGTATGTATCCTAAAGAGCTATTATACTCTAACAGGATGTATATTAAATTGATGGATTTTTATCCTGAAGCTTCTGAAGAAGTACAGATTGCTTCCAAGGCGCAACATATATGCAGATGGAAAGTTGCACGCGAATCATATCCAATGGATCGTGTAGGTTACTTAAAATGGAGAGAAGATTTAAAAAAATTCCATGCTAAAACAACTGCAGTAATTTTAGAAAAAGCAGGTTATAATGCTGAATTTATTGCTCGTGTATCTTTTTTGATTGAAAAAAAATTACTTAAAAAAGATACTGAAACTCAATTACTAGAAGATGTTATCTGTCTTGTTTTTCTAGAATATTACCTTGATCCTTTTGTGCATAAGCATGATGAAGAGAAACTCAAAAACATCATTAAAAAAACTTGGGATAAAATGTCTGACAAAGGACATCAAGAAGCGCTAAAAATAAATTATAGTAAAGAAAACCTTGAATTAATAAAAGCTTCTTTAGGATTATAA
- a CDS encoding response regulator transcription factor gives MADIIRVVLADDHVFVRDGVKLLLKNEPNIEVVGEATDGLETLEVVTDKQPDLLIVDIRMPYLTGIEVVEKLREQNQLIKIIILTMYETEEYVLKSIKAGADGYLLKGSSKEEFLKALHSVTKGNKYFCGDISSILIKQLVSNNFNDDLKQSLNEEVIITKREKEILRLLLSGKGNKEIAETLNISKRTAEVHRFNLMKKLKVKNLMELSNKATEYSLVQIKTT, from the coding sequence ATGGCAGATATTATTCGTGTTGTTCTGGCAGATGACCATGTATTTGTAAGGGATGGGGTTAAATTATTATTAAAAAACGAACCAAATATTGAGGTTGTTGGTGAAGCAACTGATGGCTTAGAAACTCTAGAAGTTGTTACAGATAAACAACCTGATTTGCTTATTGTAGATATTCGCATGCCCTACTTAACAGGCATAGAAGTAGTTGAAAAACTTAGAGAACAAAATCAGCTTATTAAAATAATCATACTCACCATGTATGAAACTGAAGAGTATGTTTTAAAATCTATTAAAGCAGGTGCAGATGGTTATTTATTAAAAGGCTCGAGTAAAGAAGAATTCCTAAAAGCCCTACATTCAGTTACTAAAGGTAATAAATACTTTTGTGGTGATATATCATCAATATTAATCAAACAACTAGTTAGTAACAACTTCAATGACGATTTAAAACAATCTTTAAACGAAGAGGTTATCATTACTAAAAGAGAAAAAGAAATTCTTAGATTGTTATTATCTGGAAAAGGAAACAAAGAAATTGCCGAAACTCTTAATATTAGTAAAAGAACTGCCGAGGTTCATCGCTTTAATTTGATGAAAAAACTCAAAGTAAAAAACTTAATGGAACTGTCTAATAAGGCTACAGAATATTCATTAGTGCAGATTAAAACCACATAA
- a CDS encoding alginate export family protein — protein sequence MRKIKIISLLLLGIVSVSIQAQEFDANLQIRPRYEFRNGYKTLLPEGQAGASFVSQRSRLNLNFGQDQLKVKLTLQNVRTWGDVANANVSDKNGVAVFEGWAQYDFDKNWSTRIGRQVISYDNQRILGEIDWAQQGQSHDAVLVSFHPKNHQLDLGIAYNSTGENVIETPYTISNYKSMQYAWYHTNLDALGVSLLMLNTGYEYANLESKLLVDYKQTFGTYLTYKTTKLDTNLGIYGQTGKSTDKSVSAWYAGANLGYAITETFKASLGYEFLSGKDMNDGSTAIKSFTPLFGTNHGFNGYMDYFYVGNHQNSVGLQDAFLKLSYTHNKWQFALIPHVFHAPNKVITPTNVELESYLGTEVDLTFGYAFKKDIALSGGYSQMFGSKTLEFLKAGDAGHTNNWAWLMISINPRIFTLKK from the coding sequence ATGAGAAAAATAAAAATTATCTCTCTATTATTATTAGGAATAGTAAGTGTTTCTATACAGGCACAAGAATTTGATGCAAACTTACAAATCAGACCTCGTTACGAATTCCGGAACGGTTATAAAACCCTTTTACCAGAAGGACAAGCAGGAGCCTCTTTTGTGTCACAACGCTCAAGATTAAATTTAAACTTTGGACAAGACCAGCTAAAAGTAAAATTAACACTTCAAAACGTAAGAACGTGGGGAGATGTAGCAAATGCAAATGTTTCAGATAAAAATGGAGTTGCCGTATTTGAAGGTTGGGCACAATATGACTTTGATAAAAACTGGAGTACTCGTATAGGTCGCCAAGTCATTTCCTATGATAACCAACGTATTCTTGGAGAAATAGATTGGGCACAACAAGGGCAAAGTCATGATGCTGTATTAGTAAGCTTTCATCCAAAAAACCATCAATTAGATTTAGGAATAGCTTACAACTCTACTGGAGAAAATGTGATCGAAACTCCATATACAATTTCTAATTACAAATCCATGCAATATGCTTGGTATCATACAAATCTTGATGCATTGGGCGTAAGCTTATTAATGCTAAATACAGGTTATGAATATGCTAATCTAGAAAGTAAATTATTAGTCGATTACAAACAAACTTTTGGAACTTATCTAACTTATAAAACCACAAAACTCGATACTAACCTTGGTATTTATGGGCAAACTGGTAAGAGTACAGACAAAAGTGTTAGCGCATGGTATGCTGGTGCAAATTTAGGTTATGCAATCACTGAAACTTTTAAAGCCTCATTAGGTTACGAATTTCTATCCGGAAAAGATATGAATGATGGAAGTACTGCAATAAAATCATTCACTCCTCTTTTTGGTACTAATCATGGGTTTAATGGTTATATGGATTATTTTTATGTTGGTAATCATCAAAACAGCGTTGGTTTACAAGATGCATTTTTAAAATTAAGCTATACCCATAATAAATGGCAATTTGCTTTAATTCCTCATGTGTTTCACGCGCCAAATAAAGTTATAACTCCAACAAATGTAGAACTTGAGTCGTATTTAGGAACTGAAGTCGATTTAACTTTTGGATATGCATTTAAAAAAGACATTGCACTTAGTGGTGGATACTCACAAATGTTTGGTTCTAAAACCTTAGAATTTTTAAAAGCAGGAGATGCCGGTCATACCAATAACTGGGCTTGGTTGATGATTTCTATAAATCCAAGAATTTTTACTTTAAAGAAATAG
- the moaA gene encoding GTP 3',8-cyclase MoaA yields the protein MMPNNTILTDDFGRKHNYLRISLIEKCNLRCTYCMPAEGIALTPKSELMTANEVFAIAQTFVQNGVDKIRLTGGEPLLRKDFPEIISKLATLNIKLSLTTNGILIDRHLDVLKQFNVRDINLSLDTLIASKFSSITLRNQFEKVIDNLHLLLNNDFNVKVNVVLIKGFNEDEVIDFIKLTEFLSLSVRFIEFMPFAGNAWDKSKIVSEKQILEIVGNHFGTSKFEKLVDEKNFTARIFKINGHLGNFGIISSVTNPFCDSCNRIRLTANGKIKNCLFSNSETDLLTPFRNGKSIIDLISTTITSKKKVRAGMATIKELNNPSLNQDNRSMIAIGG from the coding sequence ATGATGCCAAATAATACAATTTTAACAGATGATTTTGGACGTAAGCATAACTATTTGCGCATTTCTCTTATAGAGAAGTGTAATTTACGTTGTACGTATTGCATGCCTGCTGAAGGGATTGCATTAACTCCTAAAAGTGAATTAATGACTGCCAATGAGGTTTTTGCTATTGCGCAAACATTTGTACAAAATGGTGTTGATAAAATCCGATTGACAGGAGGAGAGCCACTTTTGAGAAAAGATTTTCCTGAAATTATTTCAAAATTAGCAACTCTTAATATCAAACTTTCTCTTACTACAAATGGTATTTTGATTGACCGCCATTTGGATGTTTTAAAACAGTTTAATGTTCGAGATATTAATTTGAGCCTTGATACTTTAATTGCTTCTAAATTTAGCTCTATAACACTTCGTAATCAGTTTGAGAAAGTAATTGATAATTTGCATCTGCTTTTAAATAATGATTTTAATGTAAAAGTAAATGTGGTTTTGATAAAAGGGTTTAATGAAGATGAGGTTATCGATTTTATTAAATTAACTGAGTTTTTGTCTTTATCCGTTCGATTTATAGAATTTATGCCTTTTGCTGGAAATGCATGGGATAAAAGTAAAATAGTTTCCGAAAAACAGATTTTAGAAATTGTTGGTAATCATTTTGGCACATCTAAATTTGAGAAGCTTGTTGATGAAAAAAATTTCACAGCAAGAATTTTTAAAATAAATGGGCATCTAGGTAATTTTGGGATTATTAGCTCAGTTACGAATCCGTTTTGTGATAGCTGTAATAGAATCCGCCTTACAGCAAATGGTAAAATAAAAAACTGTTTATTTTCTAATAGTGAGACTGATTTATTAACTCCTTTTAGAAATGGAAAATCGATTATTGATTTGATCTCAACAACTATTACAAGTAAGAAAAAAGTAAGAGCTGGAATGGCTACAATAAAGGAATTGAATAACCCAAGTTTAAATCAAGATAACCGTAGTATGATTGCTATTGGTGGTTAG
- the moaCB gene encoding bifunctional molybdenum cofactor biosynthesis protein MoaC/MoaB, which produces MVDITHKINTLRSATATAIVKVSQQATIDAVVNNTVPKGNVMEMAKTAGLFAVKNTHLSIPDCHPIPIEFTAVEYNIEGLTIEIIFTVKTVYKTGVEVEAMHGASIVALTMYDMLKPIDKNIEIATIKLMNKEGGKSSFKNHFPSVIKAAVFVCSDSIFAGDKHDRSGKIIVEKLKSCGVETAHYEIIPDEIDIIQERTKAYVKENQLVIFTGGTGLSPRDVTPEALIPLLESRIPGIEEAVRDYGQQRMPYAMLSRTVAGTLGKSLVLALPGSTNGARESMDAIFPHVLHVFHILKGNNHDAK; this is translated from the coding sequence ATGGTTGATATTACGCATAAAATTAATACGTTACGTTCTGCAACTGCAACTGCAATTGTAAAAGTAAGCCAACAAGCTACTATTGATGCTGTTGTAAATAATACGGTGCCAAAAGGGAATGTAATGGAAATGGCAAAAACGGCAGGGTTATTTGCTGTTAAAAACACACATTTATCTATTCCTGACTGTCATCCGATTCCAATCGAATTTACAGCTGTTGAATATAATATTGAAGGTCTAACTATCGAAATTATCTTTACTGTTAAAACGGTTTATAAAACAGGTGTTGAAGTTGAAGCTATGCACGGAGCTTCAATCGTGGCGCTTACGATGTACGATATGCTTAAACCAATTGATAAAAATATTGAGATTGCTACAATAAAATTAATGAATAAAGAAGGTGGTAAATCATCATTTAAAAATCATTTTCCATCAGTTATTAAAGCAGCAGTTTTCGTTTGTTCTGATTCTATTTTTGCAGGAGATAAACATGACCGTTCAGGTAAAATTATTGTTGAAAAATTAAAATCTTGTGGAGTAGAAACAGCACATTATGAGATTATTCCAGATGAAATTGATATTATTCAGGAACGTACTAAAGCTTATGTGAAAGAAAATCAATTAGTAATTTTTACTGGAGGAACGGGTTTGTCACCACGAGATGTAACTCCCGAAGCGTTGATCCCTTTGCTAGAAAGCCGTATTCCAGGTATCGAAGAAGCAGTTCGTGATTATGGACAACAGCGTATGCCCTATGCCATGTTATCTCGAACTGTTGCGGGAACTTTAGGAAAGAGTTTAGTATTGGCTTTACCAGGGTCAACCAATGGAGCTAGAGAATCTATGGATGCTATTTTTCCACATGTTTTGCATGTATTTCATATTTTAAAAGGCAATAATCATGATGCCAAATAA
- a CDS encoding molybdenum cofactor biosynthesis protein MoaE, translated as MSKNVFVEGPISSAFIAESIAKHQSKHTIGAHNIFLGQVRADVIHDNTVVAIDYSAYTDMANEALFAIREKAFAKFDLTCMHIYHSLGVVKAGEICLFVFVSATRRKQVYEATEAIVNWIKTDVPIFGKELFENDTFTWKQNT; from the coding sequence ATGAGTAAAAATGTATTTGTTGAAGGGCCAATTTCTTCAGCGTTTATAGCAGAATCTATTGCTAAACATCAATCGAAACATACTATTGGCGCGCATAATATCTTTTTAGGTCAGGTTCGCGCCGATGTCATTCATGACAATACTGTTGTAGCTATCGATTATTCGGCATATACAGATATGGCTAATGAGGCTTTATTTGCGATTCGAGAAAAAGCATTTGCCAAATTCGATTTAACGTGTATGCACATTTATCATAGCCTAGGCGTAGTAAAGGCTGGCGAAATTTGTTTGTTTGTTTTTGTTTCGGCAACAAGACGCAAACAAGTTTATGAAGCTACAGAGGCTATTGTAAATTGGATTAAAACGGATGTGCCAATTTTTGGAAAAGAATTATTTGAAAACGATACTTTCACTTGGAAGCAAAATACCTAG
- the moeB gene encoding HesA/MoeB/ThiF family protein — protein MSILRYNRQVILPEVGEIGQQKLLEAKVLIIGAGGLASAILPYLAAAGVGEIGIADDDVIELSNLHRQVIYKNDGIGKSKVLEAKRMATELNPTTKINAINKKLSGENALDLLAHYDIIVDATDNLQTKYLINDACCVLNKPLVYGSIYRFEGQVSVFNYKNGPTYRCLYADENSQSLNCNDAGVIGISVGIIGMLQANEVIKMILGIGEVLSGKILVYNLLSNEQQKYDFEKSDFVVMNKNTFQEKYNIIENQVEEITVGTVLNQIDVDGVLFLDVRNSGELPKVSFKNGIQIPLMNLEDEMDKLNKNQTIYVFCQSGIRSKVATELLIKNQFKNVKSIVGGALALNQLIDGSKV, from the coding sequence ATGTCAATATTACGTTATAACCGACAAGTTATACTACCAGAAGTAGGAGAGATTGGGCAGCAAAAATTACTTGAAGCCAAAGTATTGATAATTGGTGCAGGTGGTTTAGCATCGGCTATATTGCCTTATTTGGCAGCAGCAGGTGTGGGTGAAATAGGAATAGCTGATGATGATGTAATTGAGTTGAGTAACCTACACCGCCAAGTTATTTATAAAAATGATGGAATAGGCAAAAGTAAGGTGCTTGAAGCTAAACGCATGGCAACTGAATTAAATCCTACAACTAAAATTAATGCTATTAACAAAAAGCTTTCGGGAGAAAATGCACTCGATTTGTTAGCGCATTATGATATAATAGTTGATGCAACTGATAATTTGCAAACAAAATACTTAATAAATGATGCCTGTTGTGTTCTTAATAAACCGCTAGTTTATGGTTCTATTTATAGATTTGAAGGGCAGGTTTCAGTTTTTAATTATAAAAACGGACCTACTTATCGCTGTCTATATGCAGATGAAAATAGCCAGTCTTTGAACTGTAATGATGCTGGAGTAATCGGAATATCGGTTGGGATTATCGGAATGTTACAAGCAAATGAAGTCATAAAAATGATTTTAGGAATAGGAGAAGTATTGAGTGGTAAAATATTGGTTTATAATTTATTAAGTAATGAGCAACAAAAATATGACTTTGAGAAGAGTGATTTTGTTGTAATGAACAAAAACACTTTTCAAGAAAAATACAATATTATTGAAAACCAAGTTGAAGAAATAACAGTAGGAACTGTTTTGAATCAAATAGATGTTGATGGAGTTCTTTTTTTAGATGTTAGAAATTCAGGAGAACTTCCAAAAGTTAGTTTTAAAAATGGAATTCAGATTCCGTTGATGAATTTAGAAGATGAAATGGATAAACTCAATAAAAATCAAACTATTTATGTCTTCTGTCAATCTGGAATAAGAAGTAAAGTAGCAACTGAATTGCTTATAAAAAATCAATTCAAAAATGTGAAAAGCATAGTTGGAGGAGCTTTGGCCCTGAATCAATTAATAGATGGTTCAAAGGTTTAA
- a CDS encoding MoaD/ThiS family protein, producing the protein MIEVKYFGAVAEKANCFTEKIPSGNLSLEQLLNDLDIKYQLNTLSFSVAVNQKIVPKETVYELKSNDVIALLPPFAGG; encoded by the coding sequence ATGATAGAGGTTAAATATTTTGGTGCTGTTGCTGAAAAGGCAAATTGCTTTACTGAAAAAATTCCTTCAGGGAATTTATCTTTGGAACAATTATTAAACGATTTAGATATTAAATATCAATTAAACACACTTTCGTTTAGTGTAGCTGTCAATCAGAAAATAGTCCCAAAAGAAACTGTTTATGAATTAAAAAGCAATGATGTTATTGCTTTATTGCCACCATTTGCTGGAGGATAA
- the cobA gene encoding uroporphyrinogen-III C-methyltransferase, producing the protein MIIPKLTVVGAGPGDVELITLKAIKALQNADVVLYDALVNIELLKYAVNAEIVFVGKSLGCQVYNQVQINELIVSMANRYGHVVRLKGGDSFVFGRGIEEIEYAQRFNLETAVVPGISSALGVPASNGISLTQREIAESFWVITGTTSEHKLSKDINLASQSEATVVILMGMHKLDEIIALYQKNRTDDLPVAIIQNGTKDTQKKVTGTISSIVELVKEKEIASPAVIIIGEVVRNTLKLNSYFKEYLEDEFIFQNLNLKP; encoded by the coding sequence ATGATAATACCGAAGTTAACTGTTGTAGGTGCAGGTCCGGGCGATGTTGAGTTAATTACATTGAAAGCCATAAAAGCATTACAAAATGCCGATGTGGTTTTGTATGATGCTTTGGTAAATATAGAGTTATTGAAATATGCTGTAAATGCAGAAATTGTTTTTGTTGGAAAAAGTCTGGGATGCCAAGTCTATAATCAAGTTCAGATTAATGAATTGATTGTATCGATGGCAAATCGTTATGGTCATGTAGTTCGGTTAAAAGGAGGAGATTCTTTTGTATTTGGACGCGGTATTGAAGAAATAGAGTATGCGCAAAGGTTTAACCTAGAAACGGCTGTAGTCCCTGGGATTTCATCGGCTTTAGGAGTTCCTGCCTCAAACGGTATTAGTTTAACACAAAGAGAAATAGCCGAAAGTTTTTGGGTGATAACAGGAACAACTTCAGAGCATAAATTATCTAAGGATATAAATCTAGCTTCACAATCAGAAGCAACAGTTGTTATCCTAATGGGAATGCATAAACTAGATGAAATCATTGCATTATATCAAAAAAATAGAACTGATGATTTACCTGTTGCAATTATCCAAAACGGAACAAAAGATACCCAAAAGAAAGTAACAGGAACAATTAGTTCAATTGTAGAACTAGTTAAAGAAAAAGAAATAGCTTCACCAGCAGTAATTATTATTGGTGAAGTGGTAAGAAATACATTAAAACTAAACTCCTATTTTAAAGAATATTTAGAAGATGAGTTTATTTTTCAGAATTTAAATTTAAAGCCATGA
- a CDS encoding molybdenum cofactor guanylyltransferase has translation MENLAVFILCGGKSSRMQSEKGLVLFKGKPFIEHIINAILPITNNIQLITNGNDYDYLEYNKINDIEIDKGPLGGIYTALYHSESEFNMILSCDIPLISTELLAELIKKHDDEAAITVLSSESRMHPLIGIYAKRIIPVIKEAITQGDLKLMNLIAKVPHQIITFDESQSFNFTNINSPDELNDLNANLNSLL, from the coding sequence ATGGAAAATCTGGCAGTTTTTATTCTATGCGGAGGAAAAAGTTCCCGGATGCAATCTGAGAAAGGATTGGTATTGTTTAAAGGCAAGCCCTTTATTGAACATATCATTAATGCTATTTTGCCTATTACAAATAACATACAGTTAATTACAAATGGGAATGATTATGACTATTTGGAGTATAATAAAATAAATGACATAGAAATTGATAAAGGTCCTCTAGGGGGGATATACACCGCTTTGTATCATTCTGAATCTGAATTCAACATGATTTTGAGCTGTGATATACCTTTAATTTCTACTGAATTATTGGCTGAATTAATAAAAAAACATGATGATGAAGCTGCAATTACTGTTTTATCGTCAGAGAGTAGAATGCACCCTTTGATTGGGATTTATGCCAAGAGAATTATTCCAGTTATTAAAGAAGCGATTACTCAAGGAGATTTGAAATTAATGAATCTGATTGCCAAAGTACCGCATCAGATTATAACTTTTGACGAAAGTCAAAGCTTTAATTTTACGAATATAAATTCACCAGATGAATTAAATGATCTCAATGCTAATTTAAACTCATTGCTATGA
- a CDS encoding sulfite exporter TauE/SafE family protein — protein MNVLTTENLIIFSIALVVIAFLYSSVGHGGASGYLALMAIFAFPIGVMKPSALLLNLFVSSISFFFYYKMNYFKPKLFYPFAIASIPAAFIGGFITLDSTVYKVILGLVLVFAAFRLFGFFNFKEKEAVVIKLPFALALGFGIGLLSGMLGIGGGIILSPILLFLGWASVKESAAVSSLFIFVNSLAGITGYFLGGKTIPIDSFYLVPIAVFGGVLGGYYGSGYFSNKTLKYVLGVVILLASVKLIFP, from the coding sequence ATGAATGTATTAACTACAGAAAACTTAATAATTTTTAGCATTGCACTTGTAGTAATTGCTTTTTTATATTCTAGTGTTGGTCATGGAGGAGCATCAGGATATTTGGCATTAATGGCGATTTTTGCTTTCCCGATTGGTGTAATGAAGCCTTCGGCATTGTTGCTTAATTTGTTTGTGTCTAGTATTTCTTTCTTCTTTTATTATAAGATGAATTACTTTAAGCCCAAGCTGTTTTATCCTTTTGCAATAGCATCGATTCCAGCAGCTTTTATAGGAGGTTTTATAACATTGGATAGCACCGTTTATAAAGTGATTTTAGGATTGGTTTTGGTATTTGCAGCATTTCGATTATTTGGCTTTTTTAATTTTAAAGAAAAAGAGGCGGTTGTAATAAAGCTTCCATTTGCATTGGCTTTAGGTTTTGGAATAGGATTATTATCGGGGATGTTAGGAATTGGTGGTGGAATCATATTAAGTCCGATTTTATTGTTTCTGGGTTGGGCATCAGTAAAAGAGTCGGCAGCGGTTTCAAGTCTTTTTATTTTCGTAAATTCACTAGCGGGAATAACAGGTTACTTTTTAGGAGGAAAAACGATTCCAATAGATAGTTTTTATTTAGTACCTATTGCAGTTTTTGGAGGCGTTTTAGGAGGGTATTACGGAAGTGGTTACTTCTCCAACAAAACATTAAAATATGTTTTAGGAGTGGTAATATTATTGGCGAGTGTAAAGTTGATATTTCCCTAA
- a CDS encoding molybdopterin molybdotransferase MoeA produces the protein MIQVDKALSIIAENSIKMPVRKIKVSKSLGYILAETVYAPIAMPPFRQSAMDGYGFIHSESKQYDVIGISQAGANDKYKIKANQAVRIFTGAFVPDSVDTVVMQEHVTVNGDSISIDKMPDPNANVRAKGEQVNAGDIMLEKNIRLTPAAIGFLACLGITEVSVYSKPKVAILVTGNELVQPGEKLKLGKIFESNSIMLQAALETAGIKKVKVFRVKDNLKATEKVLKKLLLKYDMILVSGGISVGDYDFVKEALLKNGVQELFYKINQKPGKPLFFGNKEEKLVFALPGNPASSLTSFYVYVLPALKKMMGFEDIHLKKIVRKLNTAVTNSTGKTLFLKALYNETHATVLDSQSSAMLNTFAIANSLLFVPYDRTEIKENEDVILLPLD, from the coding sequence ATGATTCAAGTAGACAAAGCCTTATCAATTATTGCAGAAAACAGTATAAAAATGCCAGTTCGCAAAATTAAAGTCAGTAAATCACTGGGTTATATTTTGGCAGAAACGGTTTATGCGCCTATTGCAATGCCACCATTTCGTCAATCGGCTATGGATGGTTATGGCTTTATACATTCAGAAAGCAAACAATATGATGTAATTGGTATTTCGCAAGCAGGAGCCAATGATAAGTATAAAATTAAAGCCAATCAAGCAGTACGAATTTTTACTGGAGCATTTGTTCCAGACTCAGTAGATACTGTAGTAATGCAAGAACATGTTACTGTCAATGGAGATTCGATTAGTATTGATAAAATGCCAGATCCTAATGCAAATGTAAGAGCAAAAGGGGAACAAGTTAATGCGGGTGATATTATGCTTGAAAAAAACATTCGTTTAACTCCTGCAGCAATTGGTTTTTTGGCTTGTTTAGGAATCACAGAAGTTAGCGTGTATAGTAAACCAAAAGTTGCTATCCTTGTTACTGGAAATGAATTGGTACAACCTGGTGAAAAATTAAAATTAGGTAAGATTTTCGAGAGTAATTCGATTATGTTGCAAGCTGCTTTAGAAACTGCAGGAATAAAAAAAGTAAAAGTTTTTAGAGTAAAAGATAATTTAAAAGCGACTGAAAAAGTTTTGAAAAAGCTTTTATTAAAATACGATATGATTCTTGTTTCAGGAGGAATTTCGGTAGGTGATTATGACTTTGTCAAAGAGGCATTGTTGAAAAACGGAGTTCAAGAATTATTTTATAAAATAAACCAAAAACCAGGAAAGCCTTTGTTCTTTGGGAATAAGGAGGAAAAGTTAGTTTTTGCTTTACCAGGAAATCCAGCTTCGTCTCTTACTAGTTTTTATGTGTATGTTTTGCCAGCTTTAAAAAAAATGATGGGATTTGAGGATATTCATTTAAAAAAGATTGTTCGAAAACTAAATACAGCAGTAACTAATTCTACAGGAAAAACATTGTTCTTAAAAGCATTATATAATGAAACTCATGCAACCGTATTAGACAGTCAGAGTTCGGCAATGTTAAATACTTTTGCTATAGCAAATTCCTTGCTTTTTGTACCTTACGATCGTACAGAAATTAAAGAAAATGAGGATGTAATATTATTACCATTAGATTAA
- a CDS encoding DUF6755 family protein — protein sequence MSTFRKSQNSANPNKLNNILSTLIFILILNVSIQIWLLYASLNNALDNNKEILLPAFIASVILFLIGFGWMYYLPTGNFKKK from the coding sequence ATGAGTACTTTTAGAAAAAGTCAGAACAGTGCCAATCCAAATAAACTGAACAATATACTTTCGACACTTATCTTTATTTTAATTTTGAATGTGAGTATCCAAATTTGGTTGTTATATGCTTCTTTGAACAATGCATTAGATAATAATAAAGAAATATTGTTACCTGCTTTTATTGCTTCCGTTATTTTATTCTTAATAGGTTTTGGATGGATGTATTATTTGCCAACAGGAAATTTTAAAAAGAAATAG
- a CDS encoding Rieske (2Fe-2S) protein → MSKEDNLNQNWKKDFPIKKQESTQVSRRDFAKFLTFVSGGLMVGSGFVAAKAYLLPKEGVQGEHFICNKDEVPVGGTRGFVIEGSTIPYILIHLESGDFKAYEQKCTHLSCSVFYKPGTGIIHCPCHEGSFDAMTGDVIAGPPPRALPKLEVFFKDNKVFVKAEEPKES, encoded by the coding sequence ATGTCAAAAGAAGATAATTTAAATCAAAACTGGAAAAAAGATTTCCCAATAAAAAAGCAAGAATCGACACAAGTAAGTCGACGTGATTTTGCTAAATTCCTAACATTTGTTTCTGGCGGATTAATGGTCGGTAGCGGATTTGTTGCTGCCAAAGCCTATTTATTACCAAAAGAAGGGGTTCAAGGAGAGCATTTTATTTGTAATAAAGACGAAGTTCCAGTAGGAGGAACCAGAGGTTTTGTAATAGAAGGAAGTACAATACCCTATATTTTAATACATCTGGAAAGTGGCGATTTTAAGGCATACGAACAAAAATGTACGCATCTATCATGTTCCGTATTTTATAAACCAGGAACAGGAATTATTCATTGTCCTTGTCATGAAGGCTCATTTGATGCTATGACTGGAGATGTAATAGCTGGGCCACCACCAAGAGCTTTACCAAAATTAGAAGTATTTTTTAAAGATAATAAAGTTTTTGTAAAGGCCGAAGAACCTAAAGAAAGCTAG